The Thermosipho affectus DNA window TCGCCGAAAATAATTTTTGAAAAGTTGTTTGTTAAAGAAGAAATGGTAGAAGAAGTGTGATATAATAATATGTGGTTGAGCCGAGGTGGCGGAATTGGCAGACGCGCATGACTCAGGATCATGTGGGTTCTCCCGTGCGGGTTCAAATCCCGCCCTCGGCACCAGTCCCGGGTTTCCGGGATTTTTTGTATTTGAAAAAATAGAAAGGTGGAAGATGTGGAAGTAGTGAATTTTTCACAATTGAAATTAACTATTGGAAAGGAAGAAGAAGTAAGAAAAAAAATAGTAAAAAGTATAAATGACGGTCAGAAGACTTTTGTTGTTACTTTGAATGCCTCTATACTTTTGCGTACATTAAAGGATAGTTATTATAGAAAAATAGTCGAAAAAGCAAATTATATTATACCAGATGGTTCTGGAATAGTATGGGCATTAAAGAGAAATAGAAATATCTTAACGGATAGAATTACCGGTATAGATACAATGTTGTATTTGTGTAGAAAAGCAAAAGAGTACAATTGGAAAGTATATTTGCTTGGTTCGAGAACAAAGGTTGTGGAAGAAGCGGCAAAAAGACTAAGAGAGGAAGGAGTAAATATCGTTGGGTATTATCATGGATATTTTTCCGAAAATGATTTTACACCGCTAGAAGAGATAGAAGCTTTAAAGCCAGAACTTTTGTTTGTAGGAATGGGTGTGCCAAAGCAGGAGGAGTGGATATATAATAATTTTTTTCTTCCTTTCAAGTTGGCCATGGGTGTTGGTGGAAGTTTTGATGTTATTTCTGGAACAAAAAAGAGAGCCCCCAGTTTTTTTCAAAAGATGAAATTGGAATGGTTTTATAGATGGTTACAATCACCTATAAAAAAACGACATATTCCTATTGAGATTATAAAATACACATTTTTAGTATTAAGAGGAAAGATAAGATGAAAGAAAATGTTATAAGAGAATACATTAAAAGAATTGTTAATGCGCCGTTTAATCTTACTGCGATAAAGGATGAAAATCTTGCCTATTACCTGCTTGCGCTAGATAGTTTAATTCCTTTAGAGAAAATTAAATTAGAAGGGAATTTTTTAGATGTTGGGACTGGTGGGGGAGTTCCAGGAGTTTTTATTGGTATTGCATTTAAACACATGAAAGGACTATTAGTTGATGCTTCTAGGAAAAAGGTTGATTATATCAGAAATACCTGTAGAATGCTTGGGATAAATAATTTGGAATTTTTACATGGAAGAATTGAAGAACAAAAAAATTTGAAAGGAACTTTTGATAACGTTTTTTCAAGAGCAGTTGCGGAGTTGAGGGTTATTTTAGAACTTACCGTACCATTTGCGAAAGTTGGCGGAAGAGTTTTTTTGTATAAAGGTAGAGAATATCTTAAAGAATTAGAGAATGCAAAGAATGCAATTGAGGTTTTAAAGGTAGAATTGACTGAAATTGTTGAATATAACATTTTGAATAAAAATAGGGTTTTACTTATTTTTGAAAAGAAGGAAAGTGTAGACAAGTTTCCAAGAAGGTATAATAAAATTTTAAAGAGTCCTTTGTAGGGAGGATTGTATATGTACGATACAATTTCGGCAATTTCATCACCTTATGGAACGGGGGCTATATCTGTTATAAGAATAGATGGCCCAAAAAGTTATGAAATTATAAAAAAACTTACGAATTTAGATGAAATAAAACATAGAATGGTTTACAGTACCTACATATATTTTGAAAATGAAATTATTGATCAAGTTAATGTTGTATTTTTCAAATCACCAAAAAGTTATACGGGAAATGATTTAGTTGAAATATATGCCCACGGTGGAGTTATTGTTACTCGTAAAATATTGGAAACTGTTTTGTCGAGTGGAGCACGCCTTGCAGAACGTGGAGAGTTCACAAAGAGGGCATTTTTGAATGGAAAAATTTCGCTTGTTCAAGCAGAAGCCATATATCAAATAATAGAAGCAAAAAGCGAGATTTCATTAAAAATGTCTTTGCAAAATTTAAAGGGAGGGCTTAATGAAGAGATAGAATACTATCGTAGGGAGATTTTGAATATTTTATCTGAAATAGAAGTAACAGTTGATTATCCAGATGACATAGAAATTGATACGAAAAACATAGTAAAAGAGATTTTTAGAATAAAAAATGAAATAGATAACAAGGTAACAAATAGCAAAAAAGCTCTAATGTTAAACGATGGAATTGTTATGACGATT harbors:
- a CDS encoding WecB/TagA/CpsF family glycosyltransferase — encoded protein: MEDVEVVNFSQLKLTIGKEEEVRKKIVKSINDGQKTFVVTLNASILLRTLKDSYYRKIVEKANYIIPDGSGIVWALKRNRNILTDRITGIDTMLYLCRKAKEYNWKVYLLGSRTKVVEEAAKRLREEGVNIVGYYHGYFSENDFTPLEEIEALKPELLFVGMGVPKQEEWIYNNFFLPFKLAMGVGGSFDVISGTKKRAPSFFQKMKLEWFYRWLQSPIKKRHIPIEIIKYTFLVLRGKIR
- the rsmG gene encoding 16S rRNA (guanine(527)-N(7))-methyltransferase RsmG; protein product: MKENVIREYIKRIVNAPFNLTAIKDENLAYYLLALDSLIPLEKIKLEGNFLDVGTGGGVPGVFIGIAFKHMKGLLVDASRKKVDYIRNTCRMLGINNLEFLHGRIEEQKNLKGTFDNVFSRAVAELRVILELTVPFAKVGGRVFLYKGREYLKELENAKNAIEVLKVELTEIVEYNILNKNRVLLIFEKKESVDKFPRRYNKILKSPL